A single Malaclemys terrapin pileata isolate rMalTer1 chromosome 3, rMalTer1.hap1, whole genome shotgun sequence DNA region contains:
- the B3GNT2 gene encoding N-acetyllactosaminide beta-1,3-N-acetylglucosaminyltransferase 2 — translation MSVGRRRLRLLGILMMVNFFIYVIVEVSKSGGQEKNTKGQVIIPSSKFWRKYTPHKAYWNKQQQKLELLYNPILTLLSNMTVEETLISNTSFLISCDPDPSVTSEVNDFAKLPDRFKDFLLYLRCRNYSLLVDQPNKCKHKPFLLLAIKSLIPHFDRRQAIRESWGKEIKSGDVTVVRVFLLGQTPPEDNFPDLSDMLKFESQTHQDILLWNYRDTFFNLTLKEVLFLKWVSSTCPDAQFIFKGDDDVFVNTHQILDYLKSLSKDKAKDLFIGDVIKDAGPHREKKLKYYIPESVYEGSYPPYAGGGGFLYSGDLALRLNNASDQVLLYPIDDVYTGMCLQKLGLAPEKHKGFKTFDIEEKHRNNICSYTNLMLVHSRKPQEMIKIWTRLQDPHLNC, via the coding sequence ATGAGTGTTGGACGCAGAAGACTAAGGCTGCTGGGAATTCTGATgatggtaaacttttttatttatgTGATTGTGGAAGTCTCCAAAAGTGGTGGTCAAGAGAAGAATACAAAAGGACAGGTTATAATACCCAGCAGCAAATTCTGGAGGAAATACACTCCTCACAAGGCCTATTGGAACAAACAGCAACAGAAGCTGGAACTCTTGTACAACCCCATTTTGACCTTGCTTTCCAATATGACTGTGGAAGAAACCTTAATTTCTAATACTAGTTTTCTGATTTCCTGTGACCCCGATCCATCAGTAACTTCAGAGGTTAATGACTTTGCAAAGTTGCCAGACAGATTTAAAGACTTCCTGCTTTATTTAAGATGTAGAAATTATTCATTATTAGTGGATCAACCAAACAAGTGCAAACATAAACCTTTCCTGCTGCTGGCTATCAAGTCACTTATACCACATTTTGATAGAAGGCAAGCAATTAGGGAATCTTGGGGTAAAGAAATAAAATCAGGGGATGTAACAGTTGTAAGGGTCTTTTTGTTGGGACAGACCCCTCCAGAAGATAACTTTCCTGACCTTTCAGACATGTTGAAATTTGAGAGTCAAACCCACCAAGACATTCTTCTTTGGAACTACAGAGACACTTTCTTCAACTTGACTCTGAAAGAGGTGCTGTTTCTTAAATGGGTCAGCAGCACGTGTCCAGATGCCCAGTTTATTTTTAAGGGGGATGATGATGTTTTTGTGAATACCCATCAGATCCTGGATTACTTGAAGAGTTTATCAAAGGACAAAGCCAAAGACTTATTTATAGGTGATGTGATCAAAGATGCTGGACCTCAtcgagaaaaaaaattaaagtactACATTCCAGAAAGTGTTTATGAAGGTTCTTATCCTCCATATGCAGGAGGTGGTGGGTTTCTGTACTCTGGTGATCTGGCATTAAGACTGAACAATGCATCTGACCAGGTCCTCCTCTATCCTATTGATGACGTTTATACTGGAATGTGCCTTCAGAAACTTGGGCTTGCTCCGGAAAAACACAAAGGCTTCAAAACATTTGATATTGAAGAGAAACACAGGAATAACATATGTTCCTACACAAACTTAATGTTAGTACATAGCAGAAAACCTCAAGAAATGATTAAGATTTGGACACGCTTGCAGGATCCACACTTAAATTGTTAA